DNA sequence from the Sphingomonas bisphenolicum genome:
CCCCGACCAGATCGATTATCTGGAGGAGCCGGACATCTTCCATGACGTGTTCGGCCATGTGCCGCTGCTCGCGAACCCGGTATTCGCCGATTACATGCAGGCCTATGGGCAGGGCGGGCTGCGCGCCGACGGCCTGGGCGCGATCGAGCGGCTGGCGCGGCTTTACTGGTATACGGTCGAATTCGGCCTGATCCGCCAGGACGACGGGCTCAAGGTCTATGGTGCCGGCATCGTCTCCTCCTATGGCGAATCCCTGTTCGCACTGGACGATCCGTCGCCCCATCGGCTCGGGTTCGATCTGAGGCGGCTGATGCGGACCAACTACAAAATCGACGATTATCAGCAGAGCTATTTCGTGATCGACAGTTTCGAAGACCTTCTGCGCCAGACGGCCCAGACGGATCTCGCGCCGCTTTATGCGGAACTGGACGGTCAGCCCGACCTTGCCACCGACGCGCTGTTGCCGGGCGACCGGGTCTTCACCCGCGGA
Encoded proteins:
- the phhA gene encoding phenylalanine 4-monooxygenase codes for the protein MHERPKGAAEDWTIAQDWGRYTAAEHAMWDRLFERQGKMLPGRVVPEFMAGLDILRMDKPGIPNFDALSERLMKATGWQVVAVPGLVPDAVFFDHLANRRFVAGRFIRTPDQIDYLEEPDIFHDVFGHVPLLANPVFADYMQAYGQGGLRADGLGAIERLARLYWYTVEFGLIRQDDGLKVYGAGIVSSYGESLFALDDPSPHRLGFDLRRLMRTNYKIDDYQQSYFVIDSFEDLLRQTAQTDLAPLYAELDGQPDLATDALLPGDRVFTRGTQAYAHSRRRPVHESAEDAGPVS